From Streptomyces sp. NBC_01460, a single genomic window includes:
- a CDS encoding SGNH/GDSL hydrolase family protein, which produces MSVRTFRASVFTLAIAAVAALGVAQPASAAGGNYVALGDSYSSGVGAGSYTSESGDCKRSTNAYPYLWANANSPSSFTFVACSGATTASVSSGQLGALSASTTLVSLTAGGNDVGFADVMQTCVLQSEATCVSRVNTAVSQIQSSLPGRLDSLYAGIRSRAPQAHVVVLGYPRFYKLSGTCIAGLTETERGAINNASDVLNGVLAKRSADAGFTFSGVADEFTGHELCSGDAWIHSVSIPVTNSYHPKAIGQSNGYLPAFRSAA; this is translated from the coding sequence ATGTCAGTACGAACCTTCCGGGCGTCCGTCTTCACCCTCGCGATCGCCGCCGTGGCCGCACTCGGCGTCGCACAACCAGCATCCGCCGCCGGCGGCAACTACGTCGCTCTCGGTGACTCCTACTCCTCCGGTGTCGGCGCCGGGAGTTACACCTCCGAGAGCGGCGACTGCAAGCGCAGCACCAACGCCTACCCGTACCTCTGGGCGAACGCGAACAGCCCGTCGTCGTTCACGTTCGTCGCCTGCTCGGGCGCCACGACGGCATCAGTCTCCAGCGGTCAGCTGGGGGCACTGAGTGCGTCGACCACGCTCGTCAGCCTCACAGCCGGCGGCAACGACGTCGGGTTCGCCGACGTCATGCAGACATGTGTCCTGCAGAGCGAGGCCACGTGTGTGAGCCGGGTGAACACGGCGGTCTCCCAGATCCAGAGCTCGCTGCCGGGCCGGCTCGACTCCCTCTACGCGGGCATCCGATCGCGTGCGCCGCAGGCCCACGTGGTGGTCCTGGGGTATCCGCGCTTCTACAAGCTGTCGGGGACCTGCATCGCCGGCCTGACGGAGACCGAGCGCGGGGCGATCAACAACGCCTCGGACGTGCTCAACGGGGTGCTCGCCAAGCGGTCGGCGGACGCGGGGTTCACCTTCTCCGGTGTGGCGGACGAGTTCACCGGGCACGAGCTCTGCTCGGGTGACGCGTGGATCCACAGCGTGTCCATCCCCGTCACCAACTCGTACCACCCGAAGGCGATCGGGCAGTCGAACGGATACCTGCCCGCCTTCAGATCTGCGGCGTAA
- the htpG gene encoding molecular chaperone HtpG — MSAETFEFQVEARQLLQMMIHSIYSNKDVFLRELISNSSDALDKLRLETLRDEKIQADTSDLHIAIEADQEERTLTVRDNGIGMSHDEVVQLIGTIANSGTAKFLQELKEAKDAAASEELIGQFGVGFYSSFMVADEVTLLTRRAGEDTGTRWQSSGEGTYTVETVDDAPQGTSVVLRLKPEDAEDKLFDYTSPWKIREIVKRYSDFITWPIRMKAVTGEEGAEPEVETVNSMKALWARSKDSVTDEEYSELYKHISHDWTDPLETIRMQAEGTFEYQALLFLPAHAPQDLFMQDHKRGVQLYVKRVFIMDDCEALMPTYLRFVKGVVDAQDLSLNVSREILQQDRQIEMMRRRLVKKVLSTVKDLRSKAPEKYETLWKEFGRVLKEGLFQDFENRDAILEISSFASTQDDEGLTTLRAYVERMKEGQEQIYYMTGESRAAMESSPHMEAFRAKGFEVLLLTDPVDEVWVQSVPEFDGKPLQSISKGEVDLDTDEEKKEVEAEREKQQQDYAGLLTWMTEQLGDTVKEVRLSSRLTVSPACIVSDTHDVTPALENMYRAMGQEVPQIKRILELNPSHALISGLKKAHAAQSGEEGAGTELAETAELVHGLALLSDGGELSDPSRFSRLMADRLERTL, encoded by the coding sequence ATGTCGGCCGAGACGTTCGAGTTTCAGGTAGAAGCGCGCCAGCTCCTGCAGATGATGATCCATTCGATTTACTCGAACAAGGATGTATTCCTGCGTGAGCTCATCTCCAATTCCTCGGACGCGCTGGACAAGCTGCGACTGGAAACTCTCCGCGACGAAAAGATCCAGGCGGACACGTCCGACCTGCACATCGCCATCGAGGCCGACCAGGAGGAGCGCACCCTTACGGTGCGCGACAACGGCATCGGGATGTCGCACGACGAGGTCGTGCAGCTCATCGGGACGATCGCCAATTCCGGTACCGCGAAGTTCCTCCAGGAGCTCAAGGAGGCCAAGGACGCCGCCGCTTCCGAGGAGCTGATCGGACAGTTCGGTGTCGGTTTCTATTCCAGCTTCATGGTCGCCGACGAGGTCACCCTGCTGACCCGGCGTGCGGGCGAGGACACGGGGACCCGCTGGCAGTCGAGCGGCGAGGGCACCTACACCGTCGAGACCGTCGACGACGCCCCGCAGGGCACCTCGGTCGTCCTGCGGCTCAAGCCGGAGGACGCCGAGGACAAGCTCTTCGACTACACCTCGCCCTGGAAGATCAGGGAAATCGTCAAGCGCTACTCGGACTTCATCACCTGGCCCATCCGCATGAAGGCGGTCACGGGCGAGGAGGGCGCCGAGCCCGAGGTCGAGACGGTCAACTCGATGAAGGCCCTGTGGGCACGGTCCAAGGACTCCGTGACCGACGAGGAGTACAGCGAGCTCTACAAGCACATCAGTCACGACTGGACGGACCCGCTGGAGACCATCCGCATGCAGGCGGAGGGGACCTTCGAATACCAGGCCCTGCTCTTCCTCCCGGCCCACGCGCCGCAGGACCTGTTCATGCAGGACCACAAGCGTGGGGTCCAGCTCTACGTGAAGCGCGTGTTCATCATGGATGACTGCGAAGCGCTCATGCCGACCTACCTCCGCTTCGTGAAGGGCGTGGTCGACGCCCAGGACCTCTCGCTGAACGTGTCGCGCGAGATCCTCCAGCAGGACCGCCAGATCGAGATGATGCGGCGCCGCCTGGTCAAGAAGGTGCTCTCGACGGTCAAGGACCTCAGGTCCAAGGCCCCCGAGAAGTACGAGACGCTCTGGAAGGAGTTCGGCCGGGTCCTCAAGGAAGGGCTGTTCCAGGACTTCGAGAACCGTGACGCCATCCTGGAGATCTCCTCGTTCGCCTCGACCCAGGACGACGAAGGGCTCACCACCCTGCGCGCGTACGTGGAACGGATGAAGGAGGGGCAGGAGCAGATCTACTACATGACCGGCGAATCGCGCGCGGCCATGGAGAGCTCCCCCCACATGGAGGCCTTCCGCGCCAAGGGGTTCGAGGTCCTCCTGCTGACCGACCCCGTCGACGAGGTCTGGGTCCAGTCCGTTCCCGAGTTCGACGGCAAGCCGCTCCAGTCCATCTCCAAGGGCGAGGTCGACCTGGACACCGACGAGGAGAAGAAGGAGGTCGAGGCCGAGCGCGAGAAGCAGCAGCAGGACTACGCCGGCCTGCTGACCTGGATGACGGAGCAGCTCGGTGACACGGTGAAGGAGGTTCGTCTCTCCTCCCGCCTCACCGTCTCGCCCGCCTGCATCGTCTCGGACACGCACGATGTCACCCCGGCCCTGGAGAACATGTACCGCGCCATGGGCCAGGAGGTGCCGCAGATCAAGCGCATCCTCGAACTCAACCCGTCGCACGCACTGATCAGCGGACTGAAGAAGGCCCACGCCGCGCAGAGCGGCGAAGAGGGCGCCGGCACCGAACTGGCCGAGACGGCGGAGCTCGTCCACGGCCTGGCGCTCCTCTCGGACGGTGGCGAGCTGAGTGATCCCTCGCGCTTCAGCAGGCTGATGGCGGACCGTCTGGAGCGCACGCTGTAG
- a CDS encoding 4-oxalomesaconate tautomerase, with the protein MTGEPAEVRCLLMRGGTSKGAYFLADDLPRDPAARDDLLLRIMGSPDPRQIDGLGGAQPLTSKVAVVSVPEDPDVDVDYLFLQVAVDTADVSDRQNCGNLLAGIGPFAVERGLVAAEDGRTSVRIRMVNTGDLATATFPTPGGRVDYTGTARISGVPGSAAPVVIEFARGASPLLPTGRAREIVAGTPVTCVDNGMPTVLIAAESLDITGYETPQELEENAALRDRIERIRLEAGPLMGLGDVRDTTVPKIGLLAPPAHDGAVTTRTFIPHRCHTSIGVLGAAGVAAGLRIAGGVAEPVARLPSEGDVLRIEHPTGFLDIEAAVVTEPDGTPAVVRTAVVRTARKILDGTVFPGPARTPISPLSPQGAADDSPSR; encoded by the coding sequence ATGACCGGGGAACCGGCGGAGGTCCGGTGCCTCCTGATGCGGGGAGGCACGTCCAAGGGTGCCTATTTCCTGGCCGACGACCTGCCGCGGGATCCGGCCGCCCGCGACGACCTGCTGCTGCGGATCATGGGCAGCCCCGACCCCCGCCAGATCGACGGTCTGGGCGGGGCACAGCCCCTCACCAGCAAGGTCGCGGTCGTCTCCGTACCGGAGGACCCCGACGTCGACGTGGACTACCTCTTCCTCCAGGTCGCCGTCGACACCGCCGACGTGTCCGACCGCCAGAACTGCGGGAACCTGCTCGCCGGTATCGGGCCCTTCGCGGTGGAGCGCGGCCTGGTCGCCGCGGAGGACGGACGGACGTCCGTACGGATCCGGATGGTCAACACCGGCGACCTGGCCACGGCGACCTTCCCCACCCCCGGCGGCCGCGTGGACTACACGGGGACGGCGCGGATCTCCGGGGTACCCGGCTCCGCCGCTCCGGTGGTGATCGAGTTCGCTCGGGGCGCGAGCCCTCTGCTGCCCACGGGCCGGGCCCGTGAGATCGTCGCGGGCACGCCGGTGACCTGCGTGGACAACGGGATGCCGACGGTGCTCATCGCGGCGGAGTCGCTGGACATCACCGGTTACGAGACCCCTCAGGAGCTCGAGGAGAACGCGGCCCTGCGGGACCGGATCGAGAGGATCCGTCTCGAAGCGGGCCCGCTGATGGGCCTCGGCGACGTCCGCGACACGACGGTGCCCAAGATCGGTCTGCTGGCTCCTCCCGCCCACGACGGAGCGGTGACGACCCGTACCTTCATCCCGCACCGTTGCCACACGTCGATCGGCGTACTCGGCGCCGCCGGTGTCGCCGCCGGCCTGCGCATCGCCGGAGGCGTCGCCGAGCCGGTCGCCCGGCTGCCCTCGGAGGGCGACGTGCTGCGCATCGAGCACCCCACCGGGTTCCTCGACATCGAGGCCGCTGTCGTGACGGAGCCGGACGGCACCCCCGCGGTCGTGCGCACCGCGGTGGTGCGCACGGCACGCAAGATCCTCGACGGCACGGTCTTCCCCGGGCCCGCCCGGACTCCGATATCCCCACTCTCCCCGCAAGGAGCCGCAGATGACTCCCCCTCTCGGTGA
- a CDS encoding damage-control phosphatase ARMT1 family protein: MGDTRATAGAVPDPGLPPVITCREPGSFARGVMAERHPALIEQVREAFPYGPGQHRALDALLRETLHGVVEPLGPGSADRALWLEWGEEYVGRPWFDAPFLWAESYFYRRLLGAVGYFDEGPWQGVDPFAPFKRAELRGDTVEEELRSLDDLAAVPADERATALLQASLWGNRADLGFRGPSGESVPGEADTRLVADDSAALWSLLPPGSPATVAFVADNTGRELIPDLVLIDHLLQHGHADRVVLHVKPCPYYVSDAMTADVVDCLRRLCGAPGEAGAIGARVWAAMGSGRLDVRTHAFFRAPFPYERMPEDLRAELAAATVTILKGDLNYRRLVGDRLWPATTPFAGPTAYFPGPVAALRTLKSDVVVGLEARTLERLESSGRAWRTSGTHALVQVRA, from the coding sequence ATGGGCGATACGCGAGCGACAGCCGGGGCCGTGCCGGACCCCGGCCTTCCCCCGGTGATCACGTGCCGGGAGCCGGGCAGTTTCGCCCGTGGCGTCATGGCCGAGCGCCATCCGGCGCTGATCGAACAGGTGCGGGAGGCCTTCCCGTACGGCCCCGGGCAGCACCGGGCCCTGGACGCCCTGCTGCGGGAGACCCTCCACGGCGTCGTCGAGCCGCTCGGCCCCGGCAGCGCGGACCGCGCGCTCTGGCTGGAGTGGGGAGAGGAGTACGTCGGCCGCCCCTGGTTCGACGCCCCGTTCCTCTGGGCCGAGAGCTACTTCTACCGCAGGCTCCTGGGTGCGGTCGGCTACTTCGACGAGGGGCCGTGGCAGGGCGTCGACCCCTTCGCCCCCTTCAAGCGCGCCGAGCTCCGCGGCGACACGGTCGAGGAGGAACTCCGCTCCCTGGACGATCTCGCCGCCGTCCCCGCGGACGAACGGGCCACGGCCCTCCTCCAGGCCTCGCTCTGGGGCAACCGGGCCGACCTCGGTTTCCGTGGCCCCTCGGGCGAATCCGTCCCCGGCGAGGCCGACACCCGCCTGGTCGCCGACGACAGCGCGGCGCTGTGGTCCCTCCTGCCGCCCGGGTCCCCGGCCACCGTCGCCTTCGTCGCGGACAACACCGGACGCGAACTGATCCCCGACCTCGTTCTCATCGACCACCTGCTCCAACACGGCCACGCGGACCGGGTGGTGCTCCACGTCAAGCCGTGTCCGTACTACGTCTCCGACGCGATGACGGCCGACGTCGTCGACTGCCTGCGCCGGCTGTGCGGAGCTCCCGGCGAGGCGGGTGCGATCGGCGCACGGGTCTGGGCGGCCATGGGGTCGGGCCGGCTCGACGTGCGTACCCACGCGTTCTTCCGCGCCCCGTTCCCGTACGAGCGGATGCCCGAGGACCTCCGGGCGGAGCTGGCCGCCGCCACGGTGACGATCCTGAAGGGCGACCTCAACTACCGCCGTCTGGTGGGGGACCGGCTCTGGCCGGCGACCACCCCGTTCGCCGGCCCCACGGCGTACTTCCCGGGGCCCGTGGCCGCGCTGCGCACCCTGAAGTCCGACGTGGTCGTGGGGCTGGAAGCGCGCACCCTGGAACGGCTGGAGTCCTCGGGCCGGGCATGGCGCACCAGCGGCACGCACGCCCTGGTCCAGGTGCGCGCCTAG
- a CDS encoding YciI family protein yields the protein MKYIAMIYGNQAKWDSFPAEEWPRAIAEQEAFNKKYRESGELLGAYGLADAANAQLVRREDGVPAVTDGPYLETKEYIASFYLLDCDSPERAQAIAADMPFADVDPVELWPVLHESAADV from the coding sequence ATGAAGTACATCGCGATGATCTACGGCAACCAGGCCAAGTGGGACTCCTTCCCGGCCGAGGAGTGGCCCCGTGCGATCGCCGAGCAGGAGGCGTTCAACAAGAAGTACCGCGAGAGCGGTGAGCTCCTCGGCGCCTACGGCTTGGCGGACGCGGCCAACGCCCAGCTCGTGCGCCGCGAGGACGGCGTCCCGGCGGTCACCGACGGCCCGTACCTGGAGACCAAGGAGTACATCGCCAGCTTCTACCTGCTCGACTGCGACAGTCCGGAGCGGGCCCAGGCGATCGCCGCGGACATGCCGTTCGCCGACGTGGACCCGGTCGAGCTGTGGCCGGTGCTGCACGAGTCCGCGGCGGACGTGTGA
- a CDS encoding NAD(P)H-dependent oxidoreductase, whose translation MSVRILALVGSLRAGSHNRQLAEAAVRHAPEGVEVELYEGLVDVPFYNEDLDVEGGVPAAAAALREAAGRADAFLLFSPEYNGTMPAVLKNAIDWLSRPYGAGALTAKPVAVVGTAFGQFGGVWAQDEARKAAGLAGGAVLADVKLSIPGSVTRFAELHPADDAEVVTSLTEVLRQVAEGAAATV comes from the coding sequence ATGTCTGTACGCATCCTCGCCCTCGTCGGCAGCCTCCGCGCCGGCTCCCACAACCGTCAGCTCGCCGAGGCGGCCGTCAGGCACGCGCCCGAGGGTGTCGAGGTCGAGCTGTACGAGGGCCTCGTCGACGTCCCCTTCTACAACGAGGACCTCGACGTCGAGGGTGGCGTCCCGGCGGCCGCCGCCGCGCTGCGTGAGGCGGCCGGCCGGGCCGACGCGTTCCTGCTGTTCTCGCCCGAGTACAACGGCACCATGCCGGCCGTGCTGAAGAACGCCATCGACTGGCTGTCCCGCCCTTACGGTGCCGGCGCCCTGACCGCCAAGCCGGTCGCCGTGGTCGGTACCGCCTTCGGCCAGTTCGGCGGCGTGTGGGCCCAGGACGAGGCCCGCAAGGCGGCCGGCCTCGCGGGCGGAGCGGTCCTGGCGGACGTCAAGCTCTCCATCCCCGGCTCCGTGACCCGCTTCGCCGAGCTCCACCCGGCGGACGACGCCGAGGTCGTCACCTCGCTGACCGAGGTGCTCCGCCAGGTCGCCGAGGGCGCCGCGGCGACTGTCTGA
- a CDS encoding catechol 2,3-dioxygenase translates to MTPPLGDIAHVGHAELLTPDLDASVRFFTDYLGLTVNGRSGDSVYLRTFDDYEHHSLVLTAAEKPGLRRTALRTSSEEALRRRVAALEETGHAGRWVEDEPGIGKLYLTTDPDGHEIALYWETEYYEAPPELRPALKNQPQAKPNRGVGVRRLDHINFLAADVAANADFQQQVLGARPTEQIRLDTGRIGAKWLTFNNKSYDVVYTADWTGSAGRLHHIAFATDTREDILRAADLAIDSGVFIETGPHKHAIQQTFFLYVYEPGGNRIELCNPLTRLVLAPDWPLVTWTEAERAKGQAWGLQTIESFHTHGTPPLD, encoded by the coding sequence ATGACTCCCCCTCTCGGTGACATCGCCCATGTCGGTCACGCCGAACTGCTCACCCCGGACCTGGACGCCAGCGTCCGGTTCTTCACGGACTACCTCGGCCTGACGGTCAACGGGCGGTCCGGCGACTCCGTGTACCTGCGCACCTTCGACGACTACGAGCACCACAGCCTGGTGCTGACCGCCGCGGAGAAGCCGGGCCTGCGCCGTACCGCCCTGCGTACCTCCAGCGAGGAGGCCCTGCGGCGCAGGGTCGCCGCACTCGAGGAGACGGGCCACGCGGGGCGCTGGGTGGAGGACGAGCCGGGCATCGGCAAGCTCTACCTGACCACCGATCCCGACGGTCACGAGATCGCGCTCTACTGGGAGACCGAGTACTACGAGGCGCCCCCGGAGCTCCGGCCCGCGCTGAAGAACCAGCCGCAGGCCAAGCCGAACCGCGGTGTGGGGGTGCGCCGCCTGGACCACATCAACTTCCTCGCCGCCGACGTCGCCGCCAACGCCGACTTCCAGCAGCAGGTCCTCGGCGCCAGGCCCACCGAGCAGATCCGGCTCGACACCGGCAGGATCGGCGCCAAGTGGCTGACGTTCAACAACAAGTCGTACGACGTCGTGTACACCGCCGACTGGACGGGTTCCGCCGGACGCCTGCACCACATCGCGTTCGCCACCGACACCCGTGAGGACATCCTGCGCGCGGCCGATCTCGCCATCGACAGCGGTGTGTTCATCGAGACCGGACCGCACAAGCACGCCATCCAGCAGACGTTCTTCCTGTACGTCTACGAGCCCGGCGGCAACCGCATCGAGCTCTGCAACCCGCTCACCCGCCTGGTGCTCGCCCCGGACTGGCCGCTGGTCACCTGGACCGAGGCCGAGCGCGCCAAGGGCCAGGCGTGGGGCCTGCAGACGATCGAGTCCTTCCACACGCACGGCACCCCGCCGCTGGACTGA
- a CDS encoding TetR/AcrR family transcriptional regulator: MTAPLLPLPGPPDPGEGRTGLALAAVGGPEPLRADAARNRALLLDAASRLLARCGAADLTMESVAAAAGVGKGTVFRRFKDRTGLLIALLDHREALLQAAFLSGPPPMGPDAPAAERLHAFGPAVIRHERDHHELILASRTDPQRTYTVPAQRLRLSHVALLLRQAHAEGEPELLAHTLLGSIDAPLVHHLTCERGIAVDRLDEGWHDLLTRYGVAR, encoded by the coding sequence ATGACCGCTCCCCTGCTCCCGCTGCCCGGGCCACCCGACCCCGGAGAGGGGCGGACGGGCCTCGCGCTCGCGGCCGTCGGCGGACCGGAGCCGCTGAGGGCGGACGCGGCACGCAACCGGGCGCTGCTGCTGGACGCCGCCTCCCGCCTCCTCGCCCGCTGCGGGGCGGCGGACCTCACCATGGAGTCGGTCGCCGCCGCCGCCGGAGTCGGCAAGGGGACCGTCTTCCGCCGCTTCAAGGACCGCACCGGACTGCTCATCGCGCTCCTCGACCACCGCGAAGCCCTCCTGCAGGCCGCGTTCCTGTCCGGGCCTCCGCCCATGGGCCCGGACGCCCCCGCGGCCGAGCGGCTGCACGCCTTCGGCCCCGCGGTGATCCGTCACGAACGCGACCACCACGAGCTGATCCTGGCCTCCCGCACCGATCCGCAGCGCACCTACACCGTGCCCGCACAGCGGCTGAGGCTCAGCCATGTCGCCCTGCTGCTGCGCCAGGCCCACGCGGAGGGCGAGCCCGAACTGCTCGCGCACACCCTGCTCGGGTCGATCGACGCCCCCCTCGTCCACCATCTGACGTGCGAACGGGGCATCGCCGTCGACCGGCTCGATGAGGGCTGGCACGACCTGCTCACCCGGTACGGGGTGGCACGCTGA
- a CDS encoding GntR family transcriptional regulator has product MPKEAGPTSGEQARQLALTHLRQAILRGEMAPAQRLVENELAEQFGVTRASVRAALIELESEGLVERIRNRGSRVRVVSVDEAVAITECRMALEGLCAAKAAVAASDEQLDRLTVVGEAMTKAVAGGEPMLYSDLNHELHALVREFSGQQTAVSLLERLNGQLVRHRFQLALRPGRPQQSLSEHLAMIDAIRAREPQAAEAAVRSHLASVIEALRV; this is encoded by the coding sequence ATGCCGAAGGAAGCCGGTCCGACCAGTGGGGAGCAGGCCAGGCAGCTGGCTCTCACCCACCTGCGGCAGGCGATTCTGCGCGGCGAGATGGCACCGGCCCAGCGGCTGGTGGAGAACGAACTCGCCGAGCAGTTCGGTGTGACACGGGCCAGTGTCAGGGCGGCACTGATCGAGCTGGAGTCGGAGGGGCTGGTCGAGCGGATCCGTAACCGCGGATCGCGGGTGCGCGTGGTGAGCGTCGACGAAGCCGTCGCCATCACCGAGTGCCGCATGGCCCTGGAAGGGCTCTGTGCCGCCAAGGCCGCCGTCGCGGCCAGCGACGAGCAGCTTGACCGGCTCACGGTGGTCGGCGAGGCGATGACCAAGGCGGTCGCCGGTGGCGAGCCCATGCTCTATTCCGACCTGAATCATGAACTGCACGCCCTGGTCAGGGAGTTCTCCGGCCAGCAGACAGCCGTATCGCTCCTGGAGCGGCTGAACGGCCAGTTGGTACGCCACAGGTTCCAGCTCGCCCTGCGGCCGGGGCGCCCCCAGCAGTCCCTGAGTGAGCACCTGGCCATGATCGACGCGATCAGGGCCAGGGAACCGCAGGCGGCCGAGGCGGCCGTCCGCTCCCACCTGGCGAGCGTGATCGAGGCACTGCGCGTGTGA
- a CDS encoding RNA polymerase sigma factor → MTDGRHAAEDLLRELAPQVLGVLVRRYDAFDLCEDAVQEALLAAALQWPGAGVPDNPRGWLVTVASRRLVDRIRSDSARRRREDTLALATPQAELLGAAADTASDAERDDSLALLFLCCHPSLSPASRIALTLRAVGGLTTAQIAAAFLVPEPTMAQRISRAKQTVKASGTPLAVPEGADLTERLADVRHVVYLIFNEGYATTGSDDTGLTVPELSAEAIRLTRMLHRSVPDDTETAGLLALMLLTDARRPARTGPSGELVPLADQDRGRWDHRAVAEGVDLISRTLPLGRVGPYQLQAAIAAVHDEAEDIGATDWPQILALYELLEQFGPNPMVSLNRAVAVAMVHGPAAGLDLITTLEADNRTARHHRLLATRAHLLELLGEHEAAAASYREAARRTTSAPERRHLGAMAHRLEADA, encoded by the coding sequence GTGACCGACGGGCGCCACGCCGCCGAGGACCTGCTGCGCGAGCTGGCGCCGCAGGTCCTCGGCGTGCTCGTACGCCGGTACGACGCCTTCGACCTCTGCGAGGACGCGGTCCAGGAAGCACTCCTCGCGGCCGCCCTGCAGTGGCCCGGAGCCGGCGTACCGGACAATCCACGGGGCTGGCTGGTCACCGTCGCCTCCCGAAGGCTGGTCGACCGGATCCGCAGCGACAGCGCGCGCCGGCGCCGTGAGGACACCCTCGCCCTGGCCACTCCGCAGGCCGAACTGCTCGGCGCTGCCGCCGACACCGCGTCCGACGCGGAACGGGACGACTCGCTGGCGTTGTTGTTCCTGTGCTGCCATCCGTCGCTGTCGCCGGCCAGCAGGATCGCGCTGACCTTGCGCGCGGTCGGCGGCCTGACCACCGCGCAGATCGCCGCGGCCTTCCTGGTGCCCGAGCCGACCATGGCTCAGCGCATCAGCCGGGCCAAGCAGACCGTCAAGGCGTCCGGCACTCCCCTGGCCGTGCCGGAGGGTGCCGATCTCACCGAGCGGCTGGCCGACGTGCGGCACGTGGTCTACCTCATCTTCAACGAGGGGTACGCCACCACCGGTTCCGACGACACCGGCCTGACCGTGCCGGAACTGTCCGCGGAGGCGATCCGGCTCACCCGGATGCTGCACCGCTCGGTCCCCGACGACACCGAGACGGCGGGCCTCCTCGCGCTGATGCTGCTCACCGACGCGCGACGTCCCGCCCGCACCGGCCCGTCCGGGGAACTGGTGCCACTGGCGGACCAGGACCGCGGCCGGTGGGACCACCGTGCCGTCGCGGAAGGGGTCGACCTGATCAGCCGGACCCTGCCACTCGGCCGGGTCGGCCCGTACCAACTGCAGGCGGCCATCGCGGCCGTGCACGACGAGGCCGAGGACATCGGCGCCACCGACTGGCCTCAGATCCTCGCCCTGTACGAGCTCCTGGAGCAGTTCGGGCCGAACCCGATGGTCTCCCTCAACCGCGCGGTCGCCGTCGCGATGGTGCACGGCCCGGCCGCGGGACTCGACCTGATCACCACCCTGGAGGCCGACAACCGTACGGCCCGCCACCACCGCCTCCTGGCCACCCGCGCCCATCTCCTGGAACTGCTCGGTGAACACGAGGCCGCAGCCGCCTCCTACCGCGAAGCCGCCCGCCGCACGACCAGCGCCCCCGAACGCCGCCATCTCGGCGCCATGGCACACCGCCTGGAGGCCGACGCGTAA
- a CDS encoding nuclear transport factor 2 family protein — translation MAGGAGATGEAADVRAACEAYWAAVDARDWGAFAATLADGLVYDLPQSRERILGKERYVRFNQECPGDRHIRIERIVADGEGLQAAVRTLFTVGAEEVHGVHFFTFDADGRIVGVTDFWPESYEPPTGREHLVERY, via the coding sequence ATGGCCGGCGGAGCCGGTGCCACAGGGGAGGCGGCCGACGTGCGGGCCGCCTGCGAGGCGTACTGGGCGGCGGTGGACGCCCGTGACTGGGGCGCGTTCGCCGCCACCCTCGCCGACGGCCTGGTGTACGACCTGCCGCAGAGCCGTGAGCGCATCCTGGGCAAGGAGCGCTACGTCCGGTTCAACCAGGAGTGTCCAGGCGATCGGCACATCCGGATCGAGCGCATCGTGGCCGACGGGGAAGGCCTTCAGGCGGCCGTCCGGACGCTCTTCACCGTCGGGGCGGAGGAGGTGCACGGCGTTCACTTCTTCACCTTCGACGCGGACGGACGGATCGTCGGTGTCACGGACTTCTGGCCCGAGTCCTACGAGCCTCCGACGGGCCGTGAGCACCTGGTCGAGCGGTACTGA